The following coding sequences lie in one Flagellimonas eckloniae genomic window:
- a CDS encoding T9SS type B sorting domain-containing protein, with the protein MMKVLVAILFCQIVSSQVTQECASAIPLCNNTPVNGGANGFGTDDFNGATSSGCLEQSLSGSIESNSAWYRFRTMASGQLGFNIGHDSTEDWDFALYRANDCNSLGDPIRCNFFDNSDMTSFIGVGEDPSGNATSVHFEDWVDVNAGEDYYLLINNFSNVNSGFSIQFTGAIFTTNPTDALDCSIVSNLLGSPIAACQGDTVTLDATTAGATNYEWYSDTGSGFSIIIGATNPIFNTMTSGIYRTVVTTPTETIVSDVQVAFNEIPFTDTVADETMCHTQNMIFDLALKDSEALGTQDPDSYRISYHSSQADADAGINPLPKEYTKNPGQEIIYVRTTSLANPDCYDASESFIFNAIETPLLTFDDEIVICEDTTGVEIGETMPNPSFTYAWSTGEVTPSIMVTQEGDYTVTVINSSNGIDCIENRTVSVQSSVLPSISDIEIDGFQTSNSVSILTNAIGEFEYQLDDGAYQSSSVFEDVPAGTHTVRMRDVFGCGEVEEDIVVVGFSAIFSPNGDVLNETWHIDGLSVLNSPVVTIYDRYGKFIKELTEFSAGWDGSFNGKPLPSTDYWFKLSYIDTDGNRTYAKYLQNHFSLRR; encoded by the coding sequence ATGATGAAAGTTTTAGTAGCGATTTTGTTTTGCCAAATCGTAAGTTCGCAGGTCACTCAAGAATGTGCCAGCGCAATACCTCTTTGCAATAATACACCGGTTAATGGTGGTGCCAACGGTTTTGGAACTGATGATTTTAATGGCGCGACTTCAAGTGGATGTTTGGAGCAGTCACTTTCCGGATCAATAGAGTCAAACTCTGCATGGTATAGATTTAGAACCATGGCTTCAGGGCAATTGGGCTTTAATATAGGGCACGATAGTACAGAAGATTGGGATTTTGCACTCTATAGGGCCAATGATTGTAATAGTTTGGGAGATCCAATTCGTTGCAACTTCTTTGATAATAGTGATATGACCAGTTTTATTGGTGTAGGGGAAGACCCTTCGGGAAATGCAACTTCAGTACATTTTGAAGACTGGGTAGATGTTAATGCGGGAGAGGATTATTACCTACTTATCAATAATTTCAGTAATGTAAACTCTGGTTTTTCCATTCAGTTTACGGGCGCAATTTTTACTACCAACCCAACGGATGCTCTGGATTGTTCCATTGTAAGCAACTTACTGGGGTCTCCAATAGCTGCATGTCAAGGAGATACCGTTACTTTAGATGCAACAACTGCTGGTGCAACCAACTATGAATGGTATAGCGATACAGGTTCTGGTTTCTCAATAATTATAGGAGCTACCAATCCAATATTCAATACCATGACTTCTGGTATTTATCGTACTGTTGTAACTACTCCCACAGAAACAATTGTAAGTGATGTGCAAGTTGCTTTTAATGAAATACCTTTTACTGATACAGTTGCGGATGAGACTATGTGTCATACCCAGAATATGATCTTCGATTTGGCCCTAAAAGATTCCGAAGCACTTGGAACGCAAGACCCCGATAGTTATAGGATAAGTTACCACAGCTCACAGGCCGATGCAGATGCAGGAATAAATCCATTACCAAAAGAATACACCAAAAACCCTGGTCAGGAAATTATTTATGTGAGAACAACATCTCTGGCGAACCCAGATTGCTATGATGCTTCTGAGAGTTTCATTTTTAATGCCATTGAAACACCCTTACTAACCTTTGATGATGAAATTGTTATTTGTGAGGATACAACAGGTGTTGAGATAGGGGAGACCATGCCCAACCCAAGCTTTACTTATGCCTGGAGCACTGGGGAAGTGACCCCAAGTATAATGGTTACGCAAGAAGGAGATTATACCGTAACGGTAATTAACTCTTCCAATGGTATAGACTGTATAGAGAATAGAACAGTGAGTGTGCAGAGCTCGGTCTTACCATCTATTTCAGATATTGAAATAGACGGTTTTCAAACTAGCAATAGCGTAAGCATTTTAACTAATGCGATTGGTGAATTTGAATATCAATTAGATGATGGCGCTTATCAATCCAGTAGTGTTTTTGAAGATGTTCCCGCCGGTACACATACGGTAAGGATGAGAGATGTATTTGGCTGCGGAGAGGTTGAGGAGGATATCGTTGTAGTTGGATTCTCAGCTATTTTTTCACCAAATGGCGATGTACTCAATGAAACCTGGCATATAGATGGTCTTTCCGTATTAAATTCGCCAGTAGTCACCATTTATGACCGCTATGGTAAGTTCATAAAGGAATTAACCGAGTTTAGTGCAGGCTGGGATGGAAGCTTTAATGGAAAACCACTTCCCTCAACAGATTATTGGTTCAAACTATCCTATATTGATACTGATGGCAATAGGACATACGCTAAATATTTACAGAACCATTTTTCGTTGAGAAGATAG
- a CDS encoding GNAT family N-acetyltransferase, with protein MPKYLLEGETSNRLQFRKITQSDFDSWLPFYHNPLSTQYWDGLPSDPIKACKEQFDRIFERYEKGLGGMNALVLKETQQLIGICGLLVQNVDEIEELEIGYSILPKFWLQGFAIEAAQKCKDFAFKNNFTKSLISIIHVDNVPSQKVALKNGMYLDKTTTYKDNPVHIFRVNQG; from the coding sequence ATGCCCAAGTATCTACTGGAAGGTGAAACCTCAAATCGATTGCAGTTTCGAAAGATAACACAATCGGATTTCGATAGTTGGCTACCTTTCTATCACAACCCTCTATCTACCCAATATTGGGATGGTTTGCCTTCCGACCCAATAAAAGCTTGCAAAGAACAGTTTGACAGAATTTTTGAACGCTACGAAAAAGGGCTTGGCGGAATGAACGCTCTAGTCTTAAAAGAGACGCAACAACTAATCGGCATTTGTGGTCTTTTGGTTCAAAATGTTGATGAAATTGAAGAACTGGAGATTGGTTATTCCATTTTGCCCAAATTCTGGCTACAAGGTTTTGCAATTGAGGCAGCCCAAAAGTGCAAGGACTTCGCCTTTAAAAATAATTTTACAAAATCCTTGATCTCCATAATACATGTGGATAATGTGCCATCACAAAAAGTAGCGCTCAAAAATGGAATGTATTTGGACAAAACCACTACGTACAAAGACAATCCCGTTCATATTTTTAGGGTAAATCAAGGATAA
- the lgt gene encoding prolipoprotein diacylglyceryl transferase, giving the protein MYFLGFNWNPDGTLLKLGFIQIKYYNLLWIAAFVAGWFIMKRIFLNEKKSMEKLDSLFIHAVVSIMLGARLGHVFFYDWDYYKNHLIEILLPIRESSDGSLFGFINGYEFTGFTGLASHGATIAAIIGVWLYCRKWKDIKFLWLLDRMVVASAIGTAFVRIGNFFNSEINGKIVDKSFALATRFIRDSDDMPTYKAMGITKEKTASAAYKAIENNPEFASVLETIPYRHPAQLYEGVCYIFVFLALYFLYWKTDKKDKVGYLFGVFMVGLWTVRFFVEYFKKSQGGFEDALGTFTTGQWLSIPMILVGLYFMFRPVPSKIAQ; this is encoded by the coding sequence ATGTATTTCCTAGGCTTTAACTGGAATCCTGATGGTACATTACTAAAACTCGGATTCATACAGATTAAATATTACAACCTACTCTGGATAGCGGCCTTTGTTGCTGGCTGGTTTATTATGAAACGTATCTTTTTGAATGAGAAAAAATCCATGGAAAAATTGGATTCACTCTTTATTCATGCAGTGGTATCCATTATGCTCGGGGCTCGCCTAGGACACGTCTTTTTTTATGACTGGGATTACTATAAAAACCATTTGATAGAAATATTATTACCTATTCGGGAAAGTTCTGACGGGTCTTTGTTTGGATTTATAAATGGGTATGAATTCACTGGTTTTACGGGCCTTGCTAGCCATGGAGCCACTATTGCCGCAATAATTGGCGTCTGGTTATATTGCCGAAAATGGAAGGACATAAAATTTTTGTGGTTATTGGACAGAATGGTGGTTGCTTCTGCAATTGGAACCGCTTTTGTTCGAATTGGAAACTTTTTCAACTCAGAAATCAACGGAAAAATAGTGGATAAATCTTTTGCTTTGGCAACACGTTTTATTAGAGATTCAGATGATATGCCAACCTATAAGGCCATGGGCATTACTAAGGAAAAAACGGCCAGTGCAGCTTACAAAGCAATTGAAAATAACCCGGAGTTCGCAAGCGTTTTGGAAACTATACCCTATAGACATCCAGCTCAATTGTACGAAGGTGTTTGTTACATTTTTGTTTTTTTGGCTTTGTATTTTTTATATTGGAAAACGGACAAGAAGGATAAAGTTGGGTATTTGTTTGGAGTCTTCATGGTTGGTTTATGGACGGTTCGCTTTTTTGTTGAATACTTCAAAAAAAGTCAGGGAGGATTTGAAGATGCATTGGGGACTTTTACAACTGGGCAATGGCTAAGCATTCCTATGATTCTTGTTGGCCTGTACTTCATGTTTAGGCCTGTTCCATCAAAAATTGCTCAATAA
- a CDS encoding T9SS type B sorting domain-containing protein has product MRALFSAICCLFLVSIGANAQNSPDCRTAIPVCADAPILSTTDGSGDIDDFDPDVITQSGCLEKGSVSSANIENNTSWYVFRAGTDGQIGFDIEALPVSGTILTSELDFALYGPFDQTTGQNFCTIIGDGSAQPIRCNYEVNDTGFTGIGVNPIDGRLGAPFVKGSQNTYDEWLDVTAGEIYYLFINNYNTNFDGDAEPFALTFTGTSVDADQNTALDCTLRDEFLGLDIIACEGDPDIVLSALNSPAGPDIANVTWTLDRDDDGTIDEVLAAGPAETEFTVTSPNSGRYFVSIETTLATIITDDILITFYGVPELDEVRVIDDLVNSDQTDPYNIEIVPLGDGDYEYAINGGEFQDDPQFFDVPPGENTVIINDKNGCGITEALPFLVVGYPKFFTPNGDGVHDSWNVLGIETLTAPSVYIFDRYGKLLKQLDTGSVWDGTFNGRELPSSDYWFRLDYDRDDTGVVVARSVRRHFSLVR; this is encoded by the coding sequence ATGAGAGCTCTATTTAGCGCTATCTGTTGTTTATTTTTAGTTTCTATTGGAGCAAATGCTCAAAACTCCCCAGATTGTAGAACAGCAATTCCTGTATGTGCGGACGCGCCTATTTTGTCCACTACGGACGGGAGTGGTGATATCGATGATTTTGACCCAGATGTGATAACGCAATCTGGCTGTTTGGAAAAAGGTAGTGTTAGTTCAGCAAATATCGAAAACAATACTTCATGGTACGTTTTTAGGGCTGGAACAGATGGACAAATAGGTTTTGATATTGAAGCCCTTCCTGTTTCTGGAACAATACTCACATCCGAGTTGGATTTTGCACTTTATGGCCCTTTTGACCAAACCACAGGACAAAATTTTTGTACCATAATTGGTGATGGTTCGGCACAACCTATACGTTGTAATTACGAAGTAAACGATACAGGATTTACCGGAATTGGGGTTAACCCTATTGATGGCAGGTTAGGTGCGCCATTTGTAAAAGGAAGTCAGAATACTTACGATGAATGGCTAGATGTAACTGCAGGAGAGATTTATTACCTATTCATAAATAACTACAATACCAATTTTGATGGAGATGCAGAGCCTTTTGCATTGACTTTTACAGGAACTTCCGTGGATGCCGATCAAAATACTGCATTGGATTGTACTTTGCGTGATGAGTTTTTAGGTTTGGACATTATTGCTTGTGAAGGCGACCCAGATATTGTGCTGAGCGCTCTAAATTCACCTGCAGGTCCGGATATCGCAAATGTTACTTGGACTTTGGACCGTGATGATGACGGGACTATAGATGAGGTTCTTGCTGCTGGTCCGGCTGAAACAGAATTTACGGTAACTAGTCCAAATTCAGGACGTTATTTTGTGTCTATAGAAACAACTTTAGCCACAATTATAACAGATGATATTCTTATTACATTTTACGGCGTTCCAGAACTGGACGAAGTACGCGTAATTGATGATTTAGTGAATAGTGATCAAACTGATCCTTACAATATTGAGATTGTTCCTTTGGGTGATGGTGATTATGAATACGCCATTAACGGAGGGGAATTCCAGGATGACCCGCAATTTTTTGATGTGCCACCTGGTGAAAACACGGTAATCATCAATGATAAAAATGGTTGTGGTATAACAGAAGCACTTCCTTTCTTGGTAGTTGGATATCCAAAGTTCTTCACTCCAAATGGTGATGGGGTACATGACAGTTGGAATGTTTTGGGTATTGAAACGCTGACCGCACCAAGCGTTTATATTTTTGACCGCTATGGAAAACTTTTAAAACAATTGGATACCGGTAGCGTTTGGGATGGGACATTTAATGGTAGGGAATTACCATCTTCAGATTATTGGTTCCGTTTGGACTATGATCGAGATGATACCGGCGTTGTTGTAGCTAGATCAGTGAGAAGGCATTTTTCCCTAGTACGATAA
- a CDS encoding DUF192 domain-containing protein: MRILVVLLIGSVLLLGSCKTDSKKEIKTETISFTKEGELTILKQETDSIAALFNIEIAESEYETQTGLMYRESMEENQGMLFIFPDVAMHSFYMKNTQFPLDIIYIDENLKIASFQKDAKPYNESGLSSKVPVKYVFEINAGLSEKLGLEIGDVVSFTKE; encoded by the coding sequence ATGCGGATACTAGTTGTCCTTTTAATAGGCTCTGTTCTTTTATTGGGTTCCTGTAAAACAGATTCCAAAAAAGAAATTAAAACCGAAACCATAAGTTTTACCAAGGAAGGTGAGCTTACTATCTTAAAACAGGAAACAGATTCCATAGCAGCACTTTTCAATATTGAAATTGCTGAATCGGAGTACGAAACCCAAACCGGATTAATGTACCGTGAATCCATGGAAGAAAACCAAGGGATGCTATTCATATTTCCGGATGTTGCCATGCATTCCTTTTACATGAAAAACACGCAATTTCCGTTGGACATCATTTATATTGATGAAAATTTGAAGATTGCCAGTTTTCAAAAAGATGCAAAACCATATAACGAATCTGGACTTTCTTCAAAGGTTCCAGTAAAGTATGTGTTCGAAATCAATGCAGGGCTTTCGGAAAAACTAGGGCTGGAAATTGGTGATGTCGTCTCTTTTACAAAAGAATAA
- the cysS gene encoding cysteine--tRNA ligase has translation MQLYKNQDLRVYNSLSGKKEVLQPINEGHIGMYVCGPTVYSNVHLGNCRTFMSFDMIFRYFRHLGFKVRYVRNITDAGHLENDSDDGEDKISKKAKLEQIEPMEVVQRYTVDFHETLQKFNFLPPSIEPTATGHIIEQIEIIKEILEKGYAYEINGSVYFDVLKFNETNEYGKLSGRKLEDMVANTRELTAQDEKRNPQDFALWKKAEPQHIMRWPSPWGDGFPGWHLECTAMSTKYLGETFDIHGGGMDLKFPHHECEIAQAEASRGKSPVKYWLHANMLTLNGKKMSKSTGNNIYPSEIFSGDNDILSKAYAPSVVRFFMMQAHYTSILDLSDDALLASEKGYNRLMDGMNGIEKISTGPTSDFDIEAWQQKCYEAMNDDFNTPILIANLFEAIKHINLIKEGKESITQEEKALLQKTMNSFVHDILGLENQSKTKDDSNALNGVMDLLIELRNEARANKDFATSDKIRDELTALGIQLKDGKDGTTFSVN, from the coding sequence ATGCAACTTTACAAAAACCAAGACCTTAGAGTATATAATTCACTTTCGGGAAAGAAGGAAGTTTTACAGCCTATAAATGAGGGGCATATTGGCATGTATGTATGTGGACCTACGGTTTACAGCAATGTGCATCTTGGAAATTGCCGTACATTCATGTCCTTTGATATGATTTTTCGATACTTCAGGCACTTGGGTTTCAAGGTGCGGTACGTGCGTAATATTACAGATGCCGGACATTTGGAAAATGACTCTGATGATGGTGAGGATAAAATATCCAAAAAAGCAAAATTGGAACAGATTGAACCCATGGAAGTAGTTCAGCGTTACACGGTCGATTTTCATGAAACACTCCAAAAGTTCAATTTTTTACCCCCAAGTATTGAGCCTACGGCCACAGGCCATATTATTGAGCAGATAGAGATTATCAAGGAAATTCTTGAGAAAGGCTATGCTTATGAAATAAACGGTTCTGTTTATTTTGATGTATTGAAGTTCAATGAAACGAATGAATATGGCAAACTTAGTGGGAGAAAGTTGGAAGATATGGTTGCCAATACCCGTGAGCTTACCGCACAGGATGAAAAGCGAAACCCGCAAGATTTTGCCCTTTGGAAAAAAGCCGAACCACAACATATTATGAGATGGCCTTCGCCTTGGGGTGATGGTTTTCCAGGTTGGCATTTGGAGTGTACCGCAATGAGCACCAAATATTTAGGAGAGACTTTTGATATTCATGGTGGTGGAATGGATTTAAAATTTCCACATCACGAATGTGAAATTGCCCAAGCGGAGGCAAGCAGGGGAAAATCACCTGTCAAATATTGGCTACATGCCAATATGTTGACCCTAAACGGCAAAAAAATGTCGAAATCCACAGGAAACAATATCTATCCTTCTGAGATTTTTAGTGGTGACAACGATATACTCAGTAAGGCCTATGCACCATCGGTTGTTCGGTTTTTTATGATGCAAGCACATTACACCAGTATTTTGGATTTAAGTGATGATGCATTGCTGGCTTCAGAGAAAGGATACAATAGATTGATGGATGGAATGAATGGCATTGAGAAAATCAGCACAGGACCAACATCAGATTTTGACATAGAAGCATGGCAGCAAAAATGTTACGAAGCCATGAACGATGATTTTAATACGCCAATTCTTATTGCCAATCTTTTCGAGGCCATTAAACACATCAATCTGATAAAGGAAGGAAAAGAGAGTATTACACAAGAGGAAAAAGCTTTATTGCAAAAAACCATGAATAGTTTTGTTCATGATATTCTTGGATTGGAAAATCAATCAAAGACAAAAGATGATTCCAATGCATTAAACGGGGTCATGGATTTGTTGATTGAACTTCGAAATGAAGCACGGGCCAATAAAGATTTTGCCACTTCCGACAAAATCAGGGATGAGCTTACAGCTTTGGGCATTCAGCTGAAAGATGGTAAAGATGGGACTACATTCAGCGTAAACTAG
- a CDS encoding ABC transporter ATP-binding protein: MNQPKNYAILISNTSQTKSLAHDLLSDSIIEGFEELHSKKGLLFARSEINRFMDEEERHDFKILTKNTSQSLKTMSSGEQKKALLHHLLHLKPDYLVLVNPFDNLDVGTQDYLKEKLRSISKTTILIQLINRLDDILPSTTDFFTVEDNKLYKYTSSKAFWEANTKTSSHFTDAIPPPIDSIKTGSELIKFNKISVSFDGRQVLDNISWTIKKREFWQLIGPNGSGKTTLLSMIIGDSHKGYGQDLTLFGQKKGSGESVWDLKKKIGYFTPAMMDKFSGYHSLENMMISGFYDSIGLYNNPTDQKKRLSGLWLKLLGLYEKRNIQFLELTAGEKRLVMTARAMVKHPPLLILDEPTAGLDDANARLFIDLVNKISRESETAIVFVSHRKEVGLQPQFDYILKMNTTGSTGKAKNHADS, encoded by the coding sequence ATGAATCAGCCTAAAAACTACGCTATACTGATCAGCAATACATCGCAAACTAAAAGTTTGGCGCATGACTTATTGAGTGATTCAATTATTGAAGGTTTTGAAGAATTACACAGCAAAAAAGGGCTTCTTTTTGCAAGATCCGAGATCAATCGTTTCATGGATGAAGAAGAACGTCACGATTTTAAAATTCTTACCAAAAACACATCTCAATCTTTAAAAACAATGAGTAGTGGGGAACAGAAAAAAGCCCTACTCCACCATTTGCTTCATCTAAAACCCGATTATTTGGTTCTAGTGAACCCTTTTGACAATCTTGATGTTGGCACCCAAGATTATTTAAAGGAAAAATTAAGGTCAATTTCCAAGACAACAATCTTGATTCAATTGATAAATAGATTGGATGATATTTTACCGTCAACCACAGACTTCTTTACAGTAGAGGATAACAAACTATATAAGTATACATCTTCAAAAGCTTTTTGGGAAGCAAATACAAAAACATCTTCACATTTTACAGATGCAATTCCACCACCTATTGATTCAATAAAAACTGGTAGTGAATTGATCAAGTTCAATAAGATATCTGTCAGTTTTGATGGGCGCCAAGTTTTGGACAATATCAGTTGGACCATAAAAAAAAGGGAGTTTTGGCAGTTAATCGGCCCCAATGGAAGTGGAAAAACCACCTTGCTCTCCATGATTATTGGAGATAGTCATAAAGGGTATGGCCAAGACCTTACGTTATTTGGACAAAAAAAGGGAAGTGGGGAAAGTGTTTGGGACCTTAAGAAAAAAATTGGCTACTTCACTCCTGCCATGATGGATAAATTTAGCGGGTATCATTCCTTGGAAAATATGATGATATCCGGTTTCTATGATTCCATTGGACTTTACAATAATCCAACCGATCAGAAAAAACGATTATCTGGTCTCTGGTTGAAACTTTTGGGACTTTACGAAAAGAGAAATATTCAATTTTTGGAGCTTACCGCAGGTGAAAAAAGACTGGTCATGACGGCAAGGGCCATGGTTAAACACCCTCCTCTTCTTATTTTAGATGAACCCACCGCAGGACTGGATGATGCAAATGCGCGTTTATTTATTGATCTTGTCAATAAGATTTCTAGGGAAAGTGAAACCGCAATTGTGTTTGTTTCCCATAGAAAGGAAGTTGGGTTACAACCACAATTTGACTATATTTTGAAGATGAACACTACAGGTTCAACCGGTAAAGCAAAAAATCATGCGGATAGTTGA
- the yidD gene encoding membrane protein insertion efficiency factor YidD, translated as MTVKKILIAPFVLLVRLYQLLISPYTPATCRYSPTCSAYTLEALKKHGLFRGGWLSLKRIFSCNPWGGKGYDPVP; from the coding sequence ATGACTGTAAAAAAAATTCTTATCGCTCCTTTTGTTCTTTTGGTAAGACTCTATCAACTTTTAATTTCTCCCTATACCCCGGCAACATGCCGGTATTCCCCAACCTGTTCAGCATATACCTTGGAAGCACTTAAAAAACATGGGCTCTTCAGAGGCGGTTGGCTATCCTTAAAAAGAATTTTTAGCTGTAACCCTTGGGGTGGAAAAGGGTATGACCCGGTTCCTTAA
- the folE gene encoding GTP cyclohydrolase I FolE produces the protein MKLKQALEEQYEERGDDHVGSSTETPLREDAFVLSDEEKIERIQNSVREIMLTLGLDLDDDSLSGTPHRVAKMYVKEIFGGLHPKRKPKSSTFENKYKYGEMLVEKNIVLYSTCEHHLLPIIGRAHIAYISNGTVVGLSKMNRVVDYFARRPQVQERLNIQIVKELQKVLNTEDVACVIDAKHLCVNSRGIRDIESSTVTAEYGGKFKDETVKREFLDYINLDTDF, from the coding sequence ATGAAACTAAAGCAGGCATTGGAAGAACAATATGAAGAAAGAGGAGACGACCATGTTGGCTCTTCAACCGAAACCCCGTTAAGGGAAGATGCTTTTGTATTGAGCGATGAGGAAAAAATTGAAAGAATTCAGAATAGTGTTCGGGAAATTATGTTGACCCTGGGCCTTGACCTGGATGATGATAGCCTCAGCGGTACTCCACATAGAGTAGCTAAAATGTATGTAAAAGAGATTTTTGGTGGGTTGCATCCCAAAAGAAAGCCAAAATCCTCAACATTTGAGAATAAATACAAGTATGGAGAAATGCTGGTTGAGAAAAACATTGTTCTCTATTCTACTTGCGAACACCATTTACTCCCAATAATAGGAAGGGCACATATTGCCTATATTTCCAACGGCACAGTAGTAGGTCTTTCCAAAATGAACCGTGTAGTGGATTACTTTGCAAGACGTCCTCAAGTACAGGAAAGATTGAATATTCAAATAGTAAAAGAACTTCAAAAAGTATTGAATACGGAAGATGTTGCCTGTGTTATAGATGCAAAACACTTATGTGTGAATTCTAGAGGAATACGGGACATTGAAAGCAGTACTGTTACGGCAGAATATGGTGGAAAATTTAAGGACGAAACCGTAAAAAGGGAGTTTTTAGACTACATCAACCTAGATACCGACTTTTAA
- a CDS encoding OmpP1/FadL family transporter gives MKIVSTFIMVLACVFVNAQNINDVLRYSTENIQGTARFQAMGGAFGALGGDLSSLNVNPAGSAVFNYSQFTISGSNFNRSNDAFFGNSTQNTDINSLELNQVGGVFVFKSSTDSPWKKIALAFNYDMVQNFDNEFSVSGNTAQGIDNYFLNFAQGEALGPLRVQQGEFIEEAYLDIGANLGFGAQQAFLGFQAGIIEPTVDDDTNTSYFSNAQYSSVNQQYLQSTTGYNSRFTANFAGQYQDNLYLGASLNFHSVFYDRLTLLDESGYDNDSDVEFTTFDNLLRTEGYGFSFSLGAIAKLNDNVRIGGSYQSPTWYELTDDTSQRINSTLAEPDIDFINFNIVNLFEEYRIKTPGKLTGSVAVVFGKDGLLSFDYGYQDMSQAELRPTADPSFSAENDFIVSELGAVNTFRLGGEFRIDEVSLRAGYRFEESPYESGDIIGDLTGYSGGIGYNFGGSRLDLAVNRTEQDINAFLFDSGINSSAMINRINTNVTLGYTLKF, from the coding sequence ATGAAAATAGTTTCAACTTTCATAATGGTATTGGCATGTGTTTTTGTAAACGCACAAAATATAAATGATGTATTGCGGTATAGTACAGAAAATATTCAAGGTACAGCCAGGTTTCAGGCCATGGGAGGCGCTTTTGGCGCATTGGGCGGTGATTTGTCGTCCCTAAACGTGAATCCCGCTGGTTCCGCAGTATTCAACTATAGTCAGTTTACCATTTCTGGTTCAAATTTTAACAGAAGTAATGATGCGTTTTTTGGGAATAGCACTCAAAATACGGATATCAACTCATTAGAATTAAACCAAGTTGGTGGAGTTTTTGTATTTAAATCCTCTACAGACAGTCCTTGGAAAAAAATAGCACTGGCTTTCAATTATGATATGGTTCAAAATTTTGATAATGAATTTTCTGTTTCGGGCAATACTGCTCAAGGAATAGACAATTATTTCTTGAACTTTGCGCAAGGAGAGGCCTTGGGACCTCTTCGAGTACAACAAGGGGAATTTATAGAGGAGGCTTACCTCGATATCGGGGCAAATCTTGGCTTTGGTGCCCAACAGGCATTTCTTGGGTTTCAAGCTGGAATTATAGAGCCTACGGTGGATGATGACACCAATACCTCGTATTTTTCCAATGCGCAATACAGTAGTGTAAATCAACAGTATTTGCAGAGTACAACAGGATACAACAGTAGATTTACCGCTAACTTTGCAGGACAATATCAGGACAACCTATACCTTGGAGCATCTTTGAATTTCCATTCTGTATTTTATGATAGATTGACTCTTTTGGATGAAAGCGGTTATGACAACGATTCTGATGTTGAATTTACTACGTTTGATAATTTGCTTCGCACAGAGGGCTATGGTTTTTCCTTTAGTTTGGGAGCCATTGCAAAATTGAACGATAATGTAAGAATTGGAGGAAGTTACCAGTCTCCTACTTGGTATGAACTAACAGATGATACCTCGCAACGTATAAATTCTACATTGGCAGAACCAGACATCGATTTTATCAACTTTAATATTGTAAATCTTTTTGAGGAATATCGAATAAAAACTCCTGGAAAACTAACGGGAAGTGTAGCCGTAGTTTTTGGAAAAGATGGATTATTGAGTTTTGACTATGGATATCAAGATATGTCACAAGCCGAACTTCGTCCAACAGCTGACCCTAGTTTTTCAGCTGAAAATGATTTTATCGTCAGCGAATTGGGAGCTGTAAATACTTTTAGACTTGGTGGTGAGTTTAGGATTGATGAAGTTAGCCTGAGAGCCGGATATCGGTTTGAAGAAAGCCCTTATGAAAGTGGTGATATTATTGGTGATTTAACCGGATATTCTGGAGGAATTGGTTATAACTTTGGAGGAAGCAGGTTGGATTTAGCCGTAAATAGAACAGAACAAGATATAAACGCCTTTCTTTTTGATTCCGGGATAAACAGTTCAGCAATGATCAATAGGATAAATACCAATGTTACTTTAGGCTACACGCTAAAATTCTAG